GCTGGCTTGGGGATGACCGCCGCTCGGTGCTCAAGAAGAAGCGGGCTTGGGCTCTGCCGCCGTGGCTCTTCCCACCGTCCGCCACACCACTGCGCTCCAGCAGGTCTGCGTCCCGCATCCGCTCCCGCCTCCCCATTCTCTGTTTCTATTTCTATGTGCTATACTGTGTGTTACTGTTAAGTGTTTAAAACTTAAAATTGCCACTATTCAGCTATTCTCTTCAGATTGGAAACTTTAGTTTTTAATAATGCCTAAATAATGAATCAATGTTCAGAGAATGAGTGCTTGTTGTATGTCACAAAAATGTGAAGTACTGGAGATATTTGCATTACCAGTTGCATGTATGTAGCAGAATGTTGTAGTGTTGTACacattgtttcttagtttttcagAAATTCAAAGCTGATCCAACTGTTTTATATAATATTTTCATGTTTTTCTTATTTTTATGTGATACAAATGATCATACTCGCATACCACTACAATTTAGTGCAATACTTTGACACGCCAAACAACATCTGGCATTCACCCTCAATATTAAGTCTGGCTTCTGAATATCTATAGAAATATTGGCATTCAAGCTCAATATCCTAGGTTATTGACATTGAACTAAGTGCAATGCTAAGCCTCCTAATATAAACATCCAAATGGACTCTTATATACTGTTCATTTGGCAAACGTTTCTCACAATCTGGTGGGCGCAAAAACAAAATTAGAGGTGCGCCCCTCCAATTATTTCCTGCATCCGACGGCTCCAGAGCGCACGTTTTTCCAACAAAAAATTTCAAAAATTATAAACATAGAATTTCCCAAAATGCACTAAAAATTTGGTGTGGCGTACATTTTGCAAGTATATCCGGGTCAGCCGCTGGCTGGCAGCACAGAGAGACTGACATCTCATCTCCTCGTCACAGCCTGGGAGCAAAGTTCCTGGCCTTCTCCTCATCGCTCTCCTGGACGATCCCAACGGACATGCACGCGTCAGGGAACATGGATATCCTGATGGAGGAGTACACCGCGTCGTCCCACTTCCTGGCGGCGAGCTGCTCGGCGAGCTTGAGTGCCTCCGCGGCCGTCTCCGGCGCGCCGGGGCACACGACGTCGACGATGCCCATCTCCTTGGCCTGCGGGGCCCTAATCCTTGCACCTCGTAGCACGACGTCGCGGAGCGCCTGCGTGGCGGTGATCTTGGCGCGGAGCAGTGCCATGAAGTAGGGCGGGAGGGGGAAGCCGAGGTCGACCTCGCTCATGTAGAGCACGCCGCGATCTGCGCGCATGACGCGGTAATCGTGGCAGAGCGCGAGGAGGAACCCTCCCGCGGAGGCGTGGCCCGTGACGGCTGCGACGGTTGGCATGGGCAGCGCCAGGAGGTCGGCGGCGAGGGGGCGGAGCGCGTTGATAAGCTCCGCGAGCCGCGCGCGGGAGGT
This Lolium perenne isolate Kyuss_39 chromosome 1, Kyuss_2.0, whole genome shotgun sequence DNA region includes the following protein-coding sequences:
- the LOC127321706 gene encoding enoyl-CoA delta isomerase 2, peroxisomal-like; this translates as MTRALVEFAAAAETPSVKSHTQVLSRTPTNPPPSRSPQAPERSTMCTLEQRGRVFVLTLTGDGEHRLGIPLMASIRSALSSVAAQAAQDGPGAALVTVAEGRFFSNGLDIGWVGTSRARLAELINALRPLAADLLALPMPTVAAVTGHASAGGFLLALCHDYRVMRADRGVLYMSEVDLGFPLPPYFMALLRAKITATQALRDVVLRGARIRAPQAKEMGIVDVVCPGAPETAAEALKLAEQLAARKWDDAVYSSIRISMFPDACMSVGIVQESDEEKARNFAPRL